CAAGGACCCCGCGCCCCCCACGTGGCGGCTATCGCGCGGATGGGTACGGTCAGGCGGGTGCGTCGAACCGCGCCGGGACGGACAGGAGGTGGGACAGGTCGGCGCCGCGCTCGTACGGGACGGCGTCGGAGCCGCGGCGGAAGAGGAGCGCGCCGGTGGTCCCGCCCAGCGCCAGCTCGCCGCCGCGCCGGCGGAGCCAGGCGCCCTCGCGGATGCCCAGGACGGGGACGTCATTCTCCTCCAGGAACTGGCGGATGCGCTCCTCGCGGGTCTCGCCCATGTGTGTGGAGCCGGGGTCCGGGTCCTGGTAGTGCGGGTTGACCTGGAAGGGGACGAGCCCGAACGCCTCCAGGGTGTCGGGCTGCACGATGGGCATGTCGTTGGTGGTGCGGATGGTGGGGCAGGCGTGGTTGGTCCCCGCGCTGGAGCCCAGGTACGCCAGCTCCCCGGCGGCCACGCGGCGCCGCACCGGCTCCAGCAGCCCGTGCCGCTGGACGGCGCGGAGCAGGCGGAAGGTGTTGCCCCCGCCCACGAAGAGCACCTCCGCCTCCTCCACGGCGGCGCGCGGGTCGGGCGCCGCGTGCAGCCCCGTCACCCGCACGCCGAGCGGCTGCAGCGCGTCGCGCACCTTCGCGGTGTAGCCCTCGTGGTCGGCGAGCGCCCAGGGGACGAAGTGGACGGTGCGGCGTGCGCCCAGGAAGTCGCGGACCGCGTCGAGCGCGTGCTCCAGGTAGCCGCGGCCGTGGACGGTGGAGTTGCTGAGCAGGAGCAGGTCGTGTTTCATCGGGTCTTTGTCTTTCAGGCCGTCCCGTCCAGGAAGCCCCGCACGAGATCCGGGAGGTTGCGGATGCTGAACGGCTTCTGCAGGAACCCGTCCGCGCCGGCACCCCGCCAGTGCACGTCCTGCTCGTCGGCCGAGCTGAAGAGGATCACGGGG
The window above is part of the Longimicrobiaceae bacterium genome. Proteins encoded here:
- the pepE gene encoding dipeptidase PepE, coding for MKHDLLLLSNSTVHGRGYLEHALDAVRDFLGARRTVHFVPWALADHEGYTAKVRDALQPLGVRVTGLHAAPDPRAAVEEAEVLFVGGGNTFRLLRAVQRHGLLEPVRRRVAAGELAYLGSSAGTNHACPTIRTTNDMPIVQPDTLEAFGLVPFQVNPHYQDPDPGSTHMGETREERIRQFLEENDVPVLGIREGAWLRRRGGELALGGTTGALLFRRGSDAVPYERGADLSHLLSVPARFDAPA